The window TGGCAGTAAATAGAGTTCCAGTTCTTAAAAGATGCCGTTCATTAGGTATGGACCCAATCTATTTAGGAATTAACAAAAAATCTAACAGACAGTTAAAAAGAGCCAATAGAAAAATGAGCGAATATGGCCTTCAGCTGCGCGAGAAGCAGAAAGCTAAGTTTATTTACGGCGTGCTGGAGAAGCCTTTCAGAAATTATTATGCAAAGGCAAAACAGATGGAAGGAATGACAGGTGAGAACCTGATGGTTCTCCTGGAATCCAGACTGGACAATATTATGTTCCGTATGGGATTTGCAAGGACAAGAAAAGAGGCAAGGCAGATTGTTGGCCATAAGCATGTCCTTGTAAATGGAAAACAGGTAAAAATCCCATCTTACCTGATTAAAGCTGGTGATACTGTTGAAATCAAAGAGAAGCACAAAGGAAGCCAGAGATATAAAGATATCCTGGAGATGACAGGTGGAAACATGATCCCTGACTGGCTGGAAGTAGACGCAGAGAACCTGAAAGGCACAGTAAAAGAACTTCCCTCCAGAGAGGCAATTGATGTTCCAGTTGATGAGATGTTAATCGTCGAGTTGTATTCTAAATAATTCTTTATGGGATTAAAATTTTTAAGCTTGGCATTTAATATCGTACCCCCTCAACATATTTTAACCCATAAGGAGGGTCTGTGTAGTGTTTGATTTTAATAAACCTAATATTGAAATTACAGAAATTTCAGAAGATAAAAAATATGGAAGATTTGTTGTGGAGCCTCTGGAGAGAGGATATGGGACAACGCTGGGGAACTCCCTGAGAAGAATTATGCTTTCTTCTCTTCCGGGAGCTGCCATCAGTTCTGTTAAGATTGACGGGGTTCTGCATGAGTTCAGTTCCATACCAGGTGTAAAAGAAGATGTTACCGAGATTATCATGAATTTAAAAGCATTGGCAATCAAGAATACATCTGAATCAGACGAAGTAAAGACTGCATATATCGAATTTGAAGGTGAAGGCGTTGTAACAGGTGCTGACATCCAGGCGGATTCCGATATCGAGATTATGAATCCTGATCAGGTTATTGCTACATTAAGCGGCGGTAAGGACAGCAAGCTGTACATGGAGCTTACCATCACAAAGGGCAGAGGATACGTAAGCGCAGACAAAAACAAAAACGAAGACTTACCGATTGGCGTAATACCAATTGATTCTATTTATACACCGGTTGAGCGTGTGAATCTAACTGTTGAAAACACACGTGTCGGCCAGATTACTGATTATGATAAACTTACATTAGATGTATGGACAAAGGGAACTTTGCTTCCAGATGAGGCTGTCAGCCTTGCTGCCAAAGTGCTCAGTGAACATCTCAAGCTGTTTATTGATTTGTCAGAGGTTGCACAGGCTGCTGAAGTCATGATTGAGAAAGAAGATGACGAGAAAGAAAAGGTTCTGGAGATGAGCATTGATGAACTGGAGTTGTCCGTCCGTTCATACAACTGTTTAAAGAGAGCTGGTATTAATACAGTGGAGGAACTTACTAACAAGACCCCTGAGGATATGATGAAAGTCCGTAATCTTGGGCGTAAGTCTCTGGAAGAAGTACTGGCGAAGCTCAAAGAACTGGATCTTGAGCTGAATCAGGGCGATGAATAATCATTAGCCTTATATAATAGATTATTATTTGAATTATCCTGCCAGTAAATCCGAAGAGTGTGGCGGGAGCATTTGATTAATAAGTCCGAAGATGCATAACCAAATGTGGAAAATGGAGGATTAGAACAATGGCAAAATACAGAAAACTTGGCAGGACATCCAGCCAAAGAAAAGCCCTAATTAGAAATCAAGTAACTGCATTGCTGAACCACGGTAAGATTGTCACTACAGAGGCAAAAGCTAAAGAAATCCGTAAAGTAGCAGAGAAATTAGTAGCTATGGCAGTGAGAGAGAAGGATAATTTTGAGGAAGTAACT of the Luxibacter massiliensis genome contains:
- the rpsD gene encoding 30S ribosomal protein S4, which codes for MAVNRVPVLKRCRSLGMDPIYLGINKKSNRQLKRANRKMSEYGLQLREKQKAKFIYGVLEKPFRNYYAKAKQMEGMTGENLMVLLESRLDNIMFRMGFARTRKEARQIVGHKHVLVNGKQVKIPSYLIKAGDTVEIKEKHKGSQRYKDILEMTGGNMIPDWLEVDAENLKGTVKELPSREAIDVPVDEMLIVELYSK
- a CDS encoding DNA-directed RNA polymerase subunit alpha, which gives rise to MFDFNKPNIEITEISEDKKYGRFVVEPLERGYGTTLGNSLRRIMLSSLPGAAISSVKIDGVLHEFSSIPGVKEDVTEIIMNLKALAIKNTSESDEVKTAYIEFEGEGVVTGADIQADSDIEIMNPDQVIATLSGGKDSKLYMELTITKGRGYVSADKNKNEDLPIGVIPIDSIYTPVERVNLTVENTRVGQITDYDKLTLDVWTKGTLLPDEAVSLAAKVLSEHLKLFIDLSEVAQAAEVMIEKEDDEKEKVLEMSIDELELSVRSYNCLKRAGINTVEELTNKTPEDMMKVRNLGRKSLEEVLAKLKELDLELNQGDE